The following DNA comes from Deltaproteobacteria bacterium.
CGGAGCCGGCCGGGTCGGCCGAACGTAACCGCCGGCTGCGGCTCCCCGTAGAAATTCCCGCTTCCGTAGCCGGCCATCCCGTCACCGGTCTCCAGGAAGCAGTATCCCTTACCGCCGAACTCTTTCCGGCCGCTTCCGCCCTTGATCCCGGAAGCGATATTGTGGGCCACCGCCGACGCCTGGAAGTGGGCGAATACCCCCGCCTTCGGAAGCGGGAGAGGGGTGTTGGGCCGGTACCTTCCGGGAAGCTGAATGGACGTAACGTCCCCCAGCGCAAAGACGTTCTCGAACCTTGTCTTCATCGTTCCCCTGTCCACGGGGATCCAGCCGGCCTCGTTCGCCAACGCGGACTTCCGGACGACTTCGGGACTTCGGTGCGGCGGCACGGCGACAAGGAGGTCGAAGCCGGCCTTTTGGCCGTTCTCGAAGGCGATCTCCTTTTTCCCCGGGTCCACCGAGGAAAGCTTGTGCTGCGGGTGGAACCCGATGCCCCGCTCGTCCAGAAATTGCTTCACGGCGGCTCCCACCTCAGGTCCGGCGACGGGCATCGGAAGCTGCTCCGGGGTAAAGACGCGCAGGTTCACGTTGTCCCGGATTCCCCTTTGCCTGAAGGCGTACTCCAGCAGGAGGGCCGTCTCATACGGGGCGGCCGGACATTTGAAGGGAAGCGCGGAGATCACAACGGCCACTTTCCCGCCGTCGAAACCTTTCAGGACGTCCCGGAGCGCGATGCTCCCTTCCAGGGAGTAGGGAGTGTGTGCGGCTTCGGACAGCCCCGGAACAGCATGGGGGTTCAACTCGGCGCCAAGGGCGACGATCAGGTAGTCGTAGGCGAAATCCCCGGCGCCGGTTTTCACGAGCCGGTTCCCCGGGTCGATCTCTAACGCTTCGGCGTTCACGTATTCGATCCCTTTTTTCGTCAACAAGCCCAGCTCCCGGGAAATCCGGGGAGGATCCCGCCATCCCAGCATGAGCCAGGTGAAGGAGGGAGCGAAAACGTGGCAAGTCTCCTTGTCCACCAGGACGATCCGGTGTTCCCTCCCCAACTTCTTGCGCAGCTCGTTTGAGGCAACGAGCCCCCCTACCCCGCCGCCCAGAATAACGATCGTTTTCCCCGCCATGGCCGTCTCCCTTCACCCTTGTTTCAGTGTTTCGCTCATCCTCAACGCAACCACCGCGCCCGAAATGAAGGTCAGGACCCCCACCGCCGCGATGGCCCAGACCACGCCGAAAAAATCGGCCAGGATCCCCGCCAAGAGGGCCCCGAAGGCGTACCCGGCATCCCGCCACAGGCGGTAGACCCCCACGGCGGAGGCGCGCCAGGAGGGGTGCGCCACATCGCCGATGGCGGCCAGCAGGGTCGGGTAGACCATCGCGGTTCCCACGCCCAACAACACGGCACCCGCGAACCATGGGGCGAACGACCTGTTCGCGGCGATCAGGGCGATCCCCACCGCCTGAACCCACATCCCTCCGGCGATCAGCCACTTCCGTCCGATGCGGTCCGAGAGCGCTCCCGTTCCGAGCTGGCAGATCCCCCACGTCGCCGGATAGGCGGCCGCCAGTACGGCGATCCGTTCCACCGGCAGTTGCGCGGCGGCGAAGAAAAGGGGGAAGAGCCCCCAGGCCATCCCGTCGTTCAGGTTGTTCACCATCCCCGCCTGGCTGCAGGAAAACAGGTCGGGGTTTTTGTAGCTGGTGCGGGCGAAAATTTCCTTGAACGGGACATCGGCCGCACTGCCATGCCTTTCCGCTTCGTGGCGGGCGTGCCCGTGCGTCTCCCGGACGAAGAACAAGGACAGGATCAGTCCCGCCACGACGAATCCCACTCCGAGGTAGAAGGGGGCGGGCCGCAGGCCGTAGGCGGCTGCGATGTACCCGGTGGACAGCGCCGCCAGGGAAACGGCCAGATACCCGGAGAACTCGTTCAACCCCATCGCCAGTCCCCGCCGCTGCGGCCCCACCAGGTCGATCTTCATGATGACGGTGGTCGACCAGCAGAGCCCCTGGTTGATCCCCAGAAGGAAGTTGGCGACGGTGATCCATCCCCAGGACGGCGCCCACATCAGGATGAACGGGATGGGCAGGCCGACGATCCAGCCGCCCACGAGGAGCGCTTTCCGCCCGATCTTGTCTGAGAACCGCCCCGCCGCCAGGTTGGTGAACGCCTTTACAAATCCGAACCCGACGATGAACGAGAGGATGACGCTCTTTGAAACCAGCCCGAACTCCTGCTCGGCGATGAGCGGCAGGATGACCCGCTCCAGGCCGACCATTCCGCCCACGAAGGCGTTGACCAGGACCAGGAGCGAAAACTGGGCGAGGTTCTCCCGGAGACCCAGGACCGGTGCAGTCTCCGGCCGGCGAGCGTGCGCTTTAGTCAGGTTCACCCTCCCACCTCGAAAGAAATCATCGAACACTCCTCAAGGCACGATTCAGATCCTCGATCAGGTCGCTTGCCGCCTCCATGCCTATCGAGAAGCGGATCATCGAATCCGTGATTCCCCTCTTCAGCCGCTCTTCCGGGGTCAGCCCATGGTGAGTGGTCGTCATCGGTTGCGTTGCGAGGCTTTCCGGACCCCCAAGGCTCGGAGCAATGATAATCAGCTCAAGGCCGTCGATGACCTTCGTAGCGTCCTCCCCCGTCCCGTTTATCTCCATGGTCAACATCCCCCCGAATCCCGACATCTGGGACCTCGCCAGATCGTGCTGCGGAAAATCCGGCAGCCCCGGATACAGGACCCTGGCGACCTTCGGGTGGCATCTCATCGCTTCCGCAACGGCCTGTGCCGTCCTGTTCTGCCGCTCCACGCGAATGGGGAGCGTCCGCAGGCTCCTCGACAGAAGTCCGGCGACTTCCGGAGCCATCATCTGTCCCAGGTTCTTCCGCCAGGGAGCAACCGGTTCGATGAGATCTTTCGGCCCCATGAGCGCCCCGCCCGTCAGGTCGCTGTGGCCTCCCAGGTACTTGGTCGCGCTGTGAACGGCGATATCCGCGCCGAGGGCCAGGACTTGTTGGTTGATGGGCGAGGCAAACGTGTTATCGACAGCTACGAGGGCGCTGTACGAATGGGAAAGCCGACAGATCTCCCCGATGTCGAAGATCTCCATCGTCGGGTTCGTCGGGGTTTCGAAAAACACAAGGCCGGGCCCCTGTTTCAGGACTTCCTCCAGCTTTCCGACCTCGTCCCCCAGGAGCAGAGTCGTGGAGATCCCCAAGAGGGGCAGATGATCGGAAAGCAACGCCAGCGTACCGCCGTAGGCGTTCCCCAGGCAGACGATGCCCTTCCTGCCATGAGTGAAAAAGAGCGCCGCCTCCGCCGCCATGCCCGAGGCGAACACGAGAGCCGATTCCGCGTCTTCCAAGGTCGCGAGCTTCACCTCGACGCTCCGGATCGTCGGGTTCATGCCGTACCGGGTGTAGAGGTTCCCCGGACGCCTCCCTTCCACCACGTCGAGGAGTTCGGCGGTCGATCGGAATCCGAAGGTCGTTGTGTTGTAGATGGGAGTGTGCGGCGATCCCTCGGCGTCTCCCGCCTCCCCCGCATGTACGCACCGAGTGGAAAGATCGTGATTTTTCTTCATTGGTTCTCCTCCATAAGATTTCGTGGAATTTCCGATCTATCGGCTGTCTTCCCGCAATCCGGCGGGCTTGCGAAATCGCAGCCCATAATGGTACGGCTTCAGGTCGAACCTTTCCCGCTCGTCGAAGGGAAAACCCGCCTTCCTCCCCCACGCCCGAAGACACGAAGGATCCGCTCCGGGTCGAAAAAGGTGGACCACCACGCCTCTTCGGGGATCCCGCTGTCGCGCACCTTCATGGTCTCCCCCTTTTCAGAACGTCACGACGCGGTCCGCCTCCCGGATCAGGGTGTAGAGGTCCTTCATCGTGGACAGGGGGCACAGCTCCGAACCTTGCGAGTTGCGCAGCTTGAGACACGTCCCGCATGCCCCTCTTTCCGGCTGAAATTGGCCAACCGGAATGCGTTGAACACCAGCTCCGGGCTCGTCTGGGAAATCACCATGGCGAGTTTCACTGTTGTCGTCCTCCCTCTATTGGATTGATCCTTCTTCCCGCATGTTCCAGGGCGGCTTCGAGGGCCGCGGCACACACGGAAAGGGAATCCGCAAGTCCTGCGTCGCCGCCTTTCTCGAAGTCCTCCTCCCGGGTTGCCATCGTGTTCGTCACGTGGGCGAGGCACACGACAGGTTTGTTCAGAACCTTCCCGAGGGTCAGAAGCGCCGCCGACTCCATTTCCACGGAGACGATCCCTTCGCGGCGCCTCGAAACGATGAGGCTCTCCGTCTCCCGGAAAGGTGCGTCGGTAGTCCAGGACGTCCCGGTACGTACCGGGACGGGAAACCCGACCGTTCGCTTCCGGACATCTGCGATCAGCGATGGGTCGGCATCGGCATAACGGCCGGGAGGCATGTATTGGCAGCTCGTCCCCTCGTCGCGCAAAGCCCTGTCGACAAGGAGAAAGAAGGGTGGAGTGAACTGTTCTGCAACCAGTCCCGCCGAGGAGATGCTTACAAGGGCGCGGCATCCAAGGGCGAACAGTTCCTCGGCGACCAGGACAGCGAACGGTGCTCCGATCGTGCCGCCGATCACACCATATTCGGTGCTCCCTTCCCGCCAGCGGAAGAGGCGCGTATGGAAACAGGGCCAGGCGGGATCCTCGACGGCCCTTCCTGTGACAGCGAGGTGTTGGAGCAGTTCCCCGTCGAAGTCCAGCAGGCATCCGGCCGGGACGGCAACTTTGGGCAACCCCTTCCGGATCCGGGCCGCCTCCAGCAGGTTTGCCGCCGTGAAGACCGGCGTTTCCGAAGGCGCGTGTTCCAGAAGAG
Coding sequences within:
- a CDS encoding NAD(P)/FAD-dependent oxidoreductase, coding for MAGKTIVILGGGVGGLVASNELRKKLGREHRIVLVDKETCHVFAPSFTWLMLGWRDPPRISRELGLLTKKGIEYVNAEALEIDPGNRLVKTGAGDFAYDYLIVALGAELNPHAVPGLSEAAHTPYSLEGSIALRDVLKGFDGGKVAVVISALPFKCPAAPYETALLLEYAFRQRGIRDNVNLRVFTPEQLPMPVAGPEVGAAVKQFLDERGIGFHPQHKLSSVDPGKKEIAFENGQKAGFDLLVAVPPHRSPEVVRKSALANEAGWIPVDRGTMKTRFENVFALGDVTSIQLPGRYRPNTPLPLPKAGVFAHFQASAVAHNIASGIKGGSGRKEFGGKGYCFLETGDGMAGYGSGNFYGEPQPAVTFGRPGRLRRFAKVLFEKWWLHHWF
- a CDS encoding nucleoside phosphorylase, encoding MAEDTRIPLLEHAPSETPVFTAANLLEAARIRKGLPKVAVPAGCLLDFDGELLQHLAVTGRAVEDPAWPCFHTRLFRWREGSTEYGVIGGTIGAPFAVLVAEELFALGCRALVSISSAGLVAEQFTPPFFLLVDRALRDEGTSCQYMPPGRYADADPSLIADVRKRTVGFPVPVRTGTSWTTDAPFRETESLIVSRRREGIVSVEMESAALLTLGKVLNKPVVCLAHVTNTMATREEDFEKGGDAGLADSLSVCAAALEAALEHAGRRINPIEGGRQQ
- a CDS encoding aminotransferase class I/II-fold pyridoxal phosphate-dependent enzyme; amino-acid sequence: MKKNHDLSTRCVHAGEAGDAEGSPHTPIYNTTTFGFRSTAELLDVVEGRRPGNLYTRYGMNPTIRSVEVKLATLEDAESALVFASGMAAEAALFFTHGRKGIVCLGNAYGGTLALLSDHLPLLGISTTLLLGDEVGKLEEVLKQGPGLVFFETPTNPTMEIFDIGEICRLSHSYSALVAVDNTFASPINQQVLALGADIAVHSATKYLGGHSDLTGGALMGPKDLIEPVAPWRKNLGQMMAPEVAGLLSRSLRTLPIRVERQNRTAQAVAEAMRCHPKVARVLYPGLPDFPQHDLARSQMSGFGGMLTMEINGTGEDATKVIDGLELIIIAPSLGGPESLATQPMTTTHHGLTPEERLKRGITDSMIRFSIGMEAASDLIEDLNRALRSVR
- a CDS encoding MFS transporter, which translates into the protein MNLTKAHARRPETAPVLGLRENLAQFSLLVLVNAFVGGMVGLERVILPLIAEQEFGLVSKSVILSFIVGFGFVKAFTNLAAGRFSDKIGRKALLVGGWIVGLPIPFILMWAPSWGWITVANFLLGINQGLCWSTTVIMKIDLVGPQRRGLAMGLNEFSGYLAVSLAALSTGYIAAAYGLRPAPFYLGVGFVVAGLILSLFFVRETHGHARHEAERHGSAADVPFKEIFARTSYKNPDLFSCSQAGMVNNLNDGMAWGLFPLFFAAAQLPVERIAVLAAAYPATWGICQLGTGALSDRIGRKWLIAGGMWVQAVGIALIAANRSFAPWFAGAVLLGVGTAMVYPTLLAAIGDVAHPSWRASAVGVYRLWRDAGYAFGALLAGILADFFGVVWAIAAVGVLTFISGAVVALRMSETLKQG